The sequence acaaccataCGAAGAAACAGATAGTGAAGATAAAACATAGGGGAAGATAATTGTTATGTTCAGTTCAAATGTATAGAAATAATGAAGTAAAGGGGAATGAAAGCAGATGAAAAGTTAACTTGCCGCAGTTGAGATCTGAGTCGACACCTTCTGCATCATGCGTGTGGCGCTTTAACAATTAAGCTATCGCGGTGCCAGCCTCTCGTCGACTTTCTTGGGTATGATATTatccctgggagcgttagccagtgcCTCTCATGGCCTAGGTGGTAAATGCGGAGCACCCATTTAACCGCAGGTGTCACATAGTGCCCTCGCTTACTGTGTGAACTGAGGTACCGTTTGCAACTGGACACCCAGCCAACTGAGGATCTTGTAAAAAAGGAACAGCTGTTTTCCCTTGTCTGGTGCACTGTGACAATGACGgtaacaaaacaaaagaacagaaTGTCACAGATGCACGTCGAAAGTCTTGTTCAGGGAAGGGGGAAAGTGTGATATCACGGCACATTGTCTTAACCCTTTACCTCTCATTGACGAGTATAGTCGTCATGAAATTTTGTACCAATGTAACCAGTGACGGCTATAGTTGTCATAAACAAAAATGTACCATTGTAACCAATTATGACTATAGTCGTCATAAAAATTTGTCACGCAGTGAACCTATGACGACTATACTCATCCTATTGCACCTAGTTGTGATACCTGACGCTAAATGGCCACACTTGTCCATGTTGTGCCATTTGTGCCCCGCCTTTCTTTACATTGCCACGTCTCGCACCCCTGCATAAAACATGGCTGCCTACGTGAAATGAGGCAatgaaagcatgcataaaagaaAGTATTTTGATGACTCCTCATCAGACAACTCTGTAGTGTTTTGCGGGGAAAGTGAAAGTGATGTGTTCTCATCTGAGGAGTCTGAACAGTATGTAGTTGGCCTCTGTGCCTTCTTTCAAAGTCTACCATACGAAGACTGTCTACTAACTGCTTTAGGAGCTGCATAAAAGTAGCCACTATTCATGTGCATGTTTTTGCACCGTTTAGGTTATTTTTTCTTCGTATTCTTATTTCATAGTGTATAGAgccctgcaaaatgctttcttggaAGACGCTAGGGCCATACAGCAAAGCCTTCAATTGATCTTTTTACGCAATTCGGGAAATAAAGGAAGCCAATTGAATTGAAAGAATCATGCCCTTATATTTAGAAAGAAACAGATCTACAAACTGAGCTCCCAAAAAATTTCCGGTAAATTTGGTAAAATTTTCCGCATTTAGGGTTAACGGGATGTAAATGGTGAGACTGGCCAAGTAAATTGCTTTGCCTAAATCGGGACAACAAATTTGTAATCTGTGGTATAGCGCAAAAGGATACGTGGAACAGCTGAGGAGATCAAGACACAGCACTGCGTCTTCGTTACCTCTGGCCTCCTGCATGCTCTTTTGCACTATACCTCAGGCTGTGCAGTAGCTCTTAGCCTACCAGTCTGTTCTTTTGAACAAATTCGTGTGTAGGCTGCTTAAAAGTGCGGTGATCTTGTTGAATTACTAGAAATTATTGAGGAACTGGTGCCTCTGCTTAACAACTGTAGCTCTCCTCCAGCAGAATCATTTAGAAACTCCTTCActtgtgcctctctctctctccccccctctctctctctctctaaacacaCCAGTAAGTGGTGCTATTCCTTCGAATTGAATAGCAAACACTGTTCGCTTATTATTCGAAACTTGGAatagtatttgcacacccctatttttttatatatgtatatatattgagaCTCCTTTAAATGTTGCCTGCGATGTGACTGTGTTGTGTAGGCACCAGATCCAGCAGTACACCAACCAGCTGGCCAAGGACACCAATGCGCAGCTCAAGGCGCTGGCGGCCATGCCGTACGGGGAGCAGGGTGCTGGCCGCCTGCTGCGTGAGAAGCTCACCAACGACTTTTCCGAGGCCCTGCACCACTTCCAGctcgtccagcgagccgaggccGACAAGGAGAAGGACTCGGTCAAGCGCGCCCGCGCCGCCTCTGGCATCGGGGTGTGTCCTCGCATGCTGCATTTTTACACCTTTTCACAAACAGGTCAAGTGTCTATTGTCCCACGGGGGCTGCCGTGAAGTGTGGACGGGAGTGAACAGAGTGGATCACATGCAAGCGACTTGTGGTTACCCAAAGTGCCGGTTAATTCAAACAAAATCTGCAAAATTTTGGTGACCGTTATGCTCCCGGGTTCTAAAACTGCTAAATAAAGCAAGGTTCTCGGTTAGTTTATGCTTTTCTCCCTGAGGCAGAGCAGTGCAGCCCAAAAATGACTGATGTAGACCTGCTCAACACAATAATAGCGACCATGTTATTTTACTCTCTTCTTGTGCTGGTTTCCACGGTCTCAGTTGTAACTACTGCAGTGGCTCCATGGCCACTGCGTTCTGTTGGCGAGGGCAAAGTCACGGGCTCGATTCTTAGTCATAGAGGTGACGTTGTGATtggagcagaatgcaaaaacactcatgcGCCGAGTTCTGGTTGCATGTCGCAGAAACCCAGGTGGGCAAAATATAGGAAGGAGTTCTTCAATATGCCATTTTGAGAGTTGCAAAGCAGTGGAGGTTAAACATGGGGCTAGCGTGAGCATGACCTAGCCGTAACCTAGCAGTAATTTTTTTCGGAATGGTTGGTTTATACCTGGGGAAGGGGATTCATGTATCGGGGATGAGGTGGACACATTTCTTATGTTCAAGTTGTTTATACTTTTTCTTtgtgtgcataaaaaaaaaacatttagaaaGAAATACATGCCCAGCTTTTGCTCTCTGTGTTGGTGTTTATTTCACAGGACCGTGACAGTTGCTTTCATGTGTTCATGCAACTGTAGAACAAACGACACTCTGCACAGTAGTGCAAACCTACAAAAAAGACATTTTATGGCTCCTTTTAATCAGCAATGCCACCTAGCTTATTTACATACAAGGAATAGTTCCTTGAGGATGCAGGAGTTAACCGCACTGTCAGGTGGTGCTTGCATCAAAATACTTGCACCATCTCGCATCACAGCTGCCTAACTACAACACTGATTCCCATTGTTGTGTGTGTTTCATGTGGGGAAGCTTAATGTCAGGTGATGTGAGAGCCATGTGGGGCGAACTGAGTCAAAATATCAGAATGCAGGGATGGGAGAAAGTCTAGAGTCCTCACACTATTAGTCACTTTGTTTTTCTTCGCTCTGTGCTTGCAGTTTGAGTCATCGAGCAGTCGGGGCGGTGGAGGCAACCTGATTGAGTTGGCTTCGCCGGTGCAAGCGCAGCAGCAGGCACAAAGCTATGCCCAAATGGACGAGCAGGTCAACATCGAGATGCTGAGGGAACGGGAGCAATCCATCCGCAAACTTGAGGTGAGAAGCATGCATGGAGAGGTGAAGCGTGCTGCATTGTTGGGTTCAGACCGGTCTCGCCACGAGCTTCAGTGTGCTGCTGCAAAGGATGCTGGTGTTGTAGTCATTAGTGGGCAGAAGGGCAACTGGGGTAAAAagccttttctttgttttgttatgACAAACTAAATTAGTCTTGGGCAAGGAGGCAGGGAGGTCAGGATAAAAATATTCTGCCATAGAAACAGGCTTGAAAAACTCACCTCCTCCCTTTCTTATTTTCAACTTTCCCGCAAAATTCGCCGGAAAGCTACACAATGGCATTCTCCTCAAGGTACCCTTGAAGCCAAGTACAACAGGAAAAGTACGTGCACTGTTTGCACCATGGCATCAGCAGGGCAGCTGTGGGTGCGCTGTAAATGTGGCGAGATTGGTCTGTTGCACCATTGAGTGATCATGTTAATGGTGCGCTTGAAAAACTTTAGATATGGGGTGTGCTATGGTAGCATGTTAGATGTGACAGCGTGCTCTGTGATTAGCAGTGACAGTGTTTGTACATAACTGGAACGAACATGAGTAGCAGGATTAACTTGGAGGCAAACTTAAACAGCCAGTATTTAAGAATCCTATAGAGAGACTATGGGTTGATAGTAACATCAAGATGGAGGAAAGGTAAAAAATAGCAGAAGTAAGATATGCTTACCCAGAAGGAATGTATTTAGAAAAAATTGCAGGTGTtaaggaaagaaataaaacagcGAGTAATGAATACAGATTGTGGGCTGCTCAGTTTCACCAAGATGTGCAGCCATATGGCTTCAGACGCTGTCTTCCGTATCATGAACTCATCGCCAAGATTCTGATGTCACCATTGAGTCAGTACTGCTAGGCGGCTGTGCTGTGTTGAACTCGAGGATGACATTAGGCTGTTCAGTTGTAGAGTGTAATGTTTATATGAATTATTCATTGTCTGTAGCCTGACTTGCTTAAAATGTTTCTCGAATGCTTTGGAGCACTTTTTGGCAGTGTCCTTGCAGTGCCTGTTTAGCTTGTTCCTCATTAACTGTGCCATCGACTTGCAGAGCTGCCACTGATTGATGGCTGAAGGTCTGCGCACTTCAATGGGGGCTGCCTGGGCTCCTGCATTGTATTACCATAGCTGATCTGCACTTGTTGATACATTATCAGAAGCAGCAGCTTAACCATAAGACTAATTCCAATTTTTCCTCTTCAAACATGCAAATGTGAAACATTTGCTCTTATTAGACAACTGCAGGACCGATAAGAACAAAGCGTGTtgcaattaagaggaagcttactTATAACCACTGCCAGCAGCATGACCTGGGGTGTTGTGGCTTTTACAAAAATTCTTAAAAACttgtaagttaaaaaaaatattgaagcacCAGGTTTACAAATctataactctgcaccaaaaacggCTATTTTAGTTCTGTAAACCTAATCTGTTCGAGCATCCAAAACGGGCAGATGTGATATGCTTAGAGCTTGCATGAAATTGTTAAAATATTTGCGAGGGTTTTGTAAAAGTGCTACTTAAAAGTAGCAGCGGCTTATTTCAGAGCAGTATATAGCATTACATAAACTTTGCTTTAGATGTCTCATTATATGCAGCTTACAGGGTTGTGATATTATGTCTATTATTATTATGCTGAGTTACCAAGCAACTTAGCAAACTTGGTGCTCCAGTttatctcataaaaaaaaagaagaaaaattgacTTAACAGTTTTTGTAAGGATAATTAATTGTCTAAATAGATCTAGTCCCTGCGGCTGGTAGgttttttcacttttctttaaatgcaacaaacatcaaattcagtgcagtgaatgctgagaaaaacgatttctctcCATTCCCACGTATGTAGATAGGAGCCCTGGAGCTAAGGCTTCCTTTTAATGCCATTCCTTGATGAGCAGTAGTGAAGCAGTCTGGAAGGCATAGGCAGAGTTATTTTAGTCTCTCTGCCTATAATAAAGGATCATGTCATACACCAGGTCCCAATGCGCTTACTTATGAAAGGTTAGAACCTTAGTTAAAATACATGTATGTTGCATCATTTGTTAAAACTGCATTCATTTATCTAGGTTCAACTTTGACTTGAAATGTCCATGCACTGCATTCTTGGAGTGTTTGGAATAAGGCTGTGTGCTGCCTTCTCTTTCAATTTCAGCatcattgtctttcttttccttttttttgcatttagaaTGACATTGTGGATGTGAATGCGATATTCAAGGACCTTGCAACGCTGGTTCACGACCAGGGAGACATGATTGGTAAGGCGTGTGAAACATGCACATGCAGTACTTGCTGGCTTGCATGCTGTGAAATTACAATACTCTGTGCAACTGTAGCAGTTATTGGGTGTTGCAGCAAAACTACTATGTTCTGCATGACCACAATTTGTGGAAAGAAACCAAATTTGGTCTTAGTCGGTGCGATCGTGTACACAAGACAACACTTCTTATGGCAAATGAATTCTGTGAAAATCTGCCAGGTCAAGCAAGGTagattcatgaaagggaaaatggTCATCAATCCAGAAGTAGCACAAAGCTACTAAATGAGGAAAATTCAATTAAGGTTTCTCAGTAAGCTTTGCAGTAGAAGAAAAGTTCATTCTTGTCCAGGGCTCAAACCCAGGACCAACTCCTTCCAGAGGTGGTCGCTCTACCACTGGGCCTAACAAGGAGGCTAGATGATAACAGAGCAAGGTTGTATGAATCAACACTTCGAAGTGTAGGGACACCGAATAGggcaaatcagttctgtagaAATCCAACTTACTGCATTTAGGTGTCAAAACAAGGAGCTGGGATGTTTGTGTTGTCTGGATGGGCAAGGCCAGAAAAGCAACATTTGCCGTAAAGCCAAGGGACCTTGGTTGACCTTTCTGCGGTATCTGCGACGCAGACTGACATTCGAGCTCTGGGGGAGATCGCTGGACAACGAAACTGGCTGTCAGTTCTTGCGGTGCCGTGAGATAATTGGCTATCTTGTTATCCGAAGCGCCTCAAGAGCGAGCAGATGAGAAGAGGCAGATGGTACCGAAAT comes from Dermacentor andersoni chromosome 9, qqDerAnde1_hic_scaffold, whole genome shotgun sequence and encodes:
- the LOC126527219 gene encoding syntaxin-12-like — protein: MATKYANFSSGSGSGGSSNAEFQSLSQTIGTNVQKISQNVGSMKKMVQQLGTSQDSESLRSQLHQIQQYTNQLAKDTNAQLKALAAMPYGEQGAGRLLREKLTNDFSEALHHFQLVQRAEADKEKDSVKRARAASGIGFESSSSRGGGGNLIELASPVQAQQQAQSYAQMDEQVNIEMLREREQSIRKLENDIVDVNAIFKDLATLVHDQGDMIDSIEANVESAAVHVEEGIQQVAKARQHQERARKKMFCLLLIGVIVLATLITIIVVSVKR